The Cynocephalus volans isolate mCynVol1 chromosome 5, mCynVol1.pri, whole genome shotgun sequence genomic sequence ataaacctctagcaagactgacaaagacaaagagagggaaGATACAGCtcaccaatatcagaaataaaatgggATATCATTGCAGGTACTGTAGCcattgaaaaaggaaataaaggaataacTTGAACAACTTTATGCTCATACCTTCAACtacctaaaaagaaatgaatcaatTCCTCAAATACTACAAACTACAAACACTCAACTGAGATAAAATAATCCGAATAGTTCTATAaccattaaataaattgaatttgtaattttaaaatttcaggcaCAGATAGCTTCCCTAGACaatcctaccaaacatttacAAGAGAATGAAGAATCCTACACCATCTTTTAAAAGATAGAGAAGAGagcacttcctaactcatttatGAGGACTTTAtaaccctgacaccaaaaccaaagaGAAGACATGAATAacaaactacagaccaatatctcccAGCagattagatgcaaaaatcttcaacaaaatattaacaaattaatttcaacaatgtataaaaataattatacactatgaccaagtgagatttattttaGGTACGCAAGATGGTTTCATTGTTCGAAACCCACCATATGAATAGTCTAAAGAAGataaatcatatgatcatatgtatccatacaaaacaaaatttgacaAAAGTCAGAACTCATTTGTGATAACAGAAATAGCGGGTAATTACCTTAACTAGATAAAAAGCATCTCCGAAAAGCCGACAGCCATTATCACatataatggtgaaagactgaatgcttgtTCCAAAGATCAGAAGTAAAATATGGACGTCTACTTTCCCTGCTGCTATTCAacataaggcaagaaaaggaaataaaaagcatacgGCTTGGAACgtaaaaaatataactattgctctttgcagatgacatgattgcctacataataatttttaagaaatctacCCCCAAATTTCATAGAACCAATTAGTGGCTTGAGCATGgctgcaagatacaaaataacactatagcattttcaaattgttccagagaaaataaaatacttaggaataagctTAACAAAACAAGTATGGGATCTTTGTGCTCAGAATTAGAtgttgttgaaagaaataatacaagactTCAGTAACTAGAGTCGTGACATACCATGTTCTTGGACTGGAAGACcaaacatagtaaagatgtcactTATcccaaattgttttataaatttaatgtaagtCCTATCAATACCCCAGCATGTTTTTTTGTTAGTCACAGacaaacttattctaaaatttatatgaaaaggcacAGATCTTAGAATATATAAGGCaagcttgaaaaagaaaaataaatgggagaaaTTAATCTACCTCATATTAGGGTTTACTGTAtgtagctacagtaatcaagccTGTGTGGTATAGAAGAGAATGAAGAAGCCAGAAATAAGTCCACAAAAACATGCCTGAGCACTGATTTCTAAgaaaggtacaaaagtaattcaGTGGAAcaaagacagccttttcaacaaattatgTTGAAATCATTACacatttatcagaaaaaaattatctaaacaTCACTccttatataaaaataacttggaATGCATTAGCTTTTAGAAcaaaaagagtagaaagaaatcTGGAACTAGGCAAGAAGTTCTTAGACTTGGCATCCAGAGCATGATCCACacaaagagaaattgataaattggacttgattaaaattaaaaatctttgctctgtgaaagaccctgttaagaCGATGAAAGGCAAACTACAGACTggcagaaaacatttgcaaactgcaTATCCAACAACTATTGGTCTTATTGAATGTGACGTGGATTATGCGGAAAAAGAGTGTCAAGATAATGAATTCTTGGTTTTCCCAACAACTAGTTCACCACACttgataaaaactttatttcatagAAATTAGTCACACACATGACACCTGATCTGTAAGTATGAAAAAGGTGGGGAAAAGATGTTTTATTAAAAACCTAGGAGAAGGTACATGGAGATACTATTAGTTATGgttcaagaaaaaaatgccatagTGAAGATTTGCGGAATAAGGCTAAATCTCACATTGGTGGTCTCTGGCTAAATCTCACATTGGTGGTCTCTGGCTTAGGGCCCATTTATGGCACCCTTTGCTCCTTTTTGAACTATCAAGTGCCTTGGCCTTATATGATGCCCCCACCCTCTCACCTTTGCCTCATCccctttggggatgaaatgagtgtatttgtatgtgaagagggcatgagtttggggggccaggggtggaatgtagttgatcaaattgtgtccccccaaaactcactgaagcttgaatggtagcccccaagttttatgtattagaaacttagcctccactgtgactgttaagagggtgggaaatcctattatggtaattgaaaggtggagccttgaagtggtgattggattgtaggaccaggcaggagtgaatggattataagtggtggtcaggggcgtggttctgagggctttaaaaggagagtgaatgaggaggttactctctgctctgctctctctgcttccaccatcttgcaatgtgagacctctgggtcactgtcatcaccaccagatggactttggacttcccagcctcagaaactgtaagcaaattatgttttcttataaatcacccagtttcgggtattttgttataagcaacagaaacggactaatacatacacTAAGCATATTGAGACACTCATTGTGATCCACCTCAGatatttgccttaaaaaaaaactaaagcctTAAATCTATTAAATTccaacataaaatgtttaaagtcaGCTTAAAGTTGTGCATTTTGAGGACAATTAGCTGTACTCATTACCCACCAAAACCAGACCACGCCATTGgtcacctcctctctcctctggctACAAGTAAATCAAATCCAAGTTGTAAAGTGTGAGAAACAATATGCTTTGATCAAGTTGTTTTATCACTGGGGCCTTTATTACCAAGCTTCAAGATATATCTCATTTCTaatgtatttttacaaatatttgtttaaagccAGTAACATAATTTGATATACATGTATTCTGTGTATAAAATTTCAACACAATATTTCCAGGTATATACCAGTCTATCACATGATATTTAGCTGTCTGAAGGTGAATGTGGTGGTATCGTTAGCTGATGATGTTGACTTACACACAAGGAAGCAGGTCAGGTGTGAAGAAGGAATCCTGAGATTTATAGGAGACCTGCTTCTAATGAAAGCAAGAGTTCCAGGACTTAACCCTGGTGATCAGTGGAGTTGTATTTGGCCCAACAAGGCATAATCTCCAAGGGACTTGGAAAGCTCCAGTCACAACTTAGGAAATATCTCTCACTCTCTATGAAGCTCTGTGCTGCCATCTGATAGGCAGaacaagacagaaaggcagatgTCATCCAGGAAAACAAGCAGTGTAGGCTTTGGATCTGGTCATAATGATAGGGACCCAGCATCCTTCTCCTAAAGCATCACTGTTTCTCTGAGCTGTGCCCTCAGCCCCACACTCATCACTCCACACACTCTGCCTGGCCGGACTCAACCACATAGCAGTTTCAGCTACAGTCTCCATGCTTATGCTGCCTTTATGGACAAAttgtccttcccttctctcctgctctctcctgAGCTTCACATCCATTTTCCCAATGGTCTTCTGAACATTTCCATTTGAATATAATGCAGAAACCTCAAACCCAGTAGGTCCAAAATCAAGCTCATGTTTTTTCCTCtaatcttttctctcctcctttattTCCTATCACCCGCTGGTTGATATCCACATCTGCCCATGTTAAAAGCTTAGGAATCATCCTTTACTATTCCTCGCCATCCATATCCAATCAATCAACAGTGTTGTTCTTATTCTTATGGTCATTCCATTGCACCTCTTTAATACTTTATGAATTTATATTCTCTTCTCCAACTTTACTCTCTGTCCTAATCGAGGACATCATCTTTTACTTTGACTATTCTAAACTTTTCCTAACTGACCTGGTGCTCAACTCGCCATCCTCAAATAAAGCCTCTTAAAAGCTACCAGAGAGATCTacctaaaatagaaattaaaatatattatttccctTCCTAAGATCCTCCAGTGGTTGCCCAGTATAGAGCGATTTTTGAACAGCCACTATGGACACAAAAAGACAGTGGAAAAAATAGTAAGAGAAAATTATTACTAACCTAAAACTTTATACTTAAATAAACAATCTATCAAAAGTGGGggacaaaaaaacccccactttCAGCCATACAAGGACTAAGAGAGATCCAAACTCCAAATGAATTGCTAAAGATTTATTTTGGCACGCAGAAAAATGGAACCAGAGTGAAGACatgctatatttaaaatattataaagcacAGATATCGGATCATACGAGTCAgtaaattaattttctatttagtaaaaaaaaaaaaaaaaaaaaaaaatcctaaattttgtgtttaataGAAAAGTGGAATTGACAGCATAGGTAACAATAGCAAGAGTAAGAGGAATTGTTTAGTGGGTAGTTGAAGCTTCTAAAAGTCTTTGTCATTCCagggagagaacaaaaatatggaatgaacttaagtttttaaagataatttatagttaaatatgtagatgagaaaattaaggataatatccaataaaaataaaataaaatctacagaTAACAAACAGAAGAagctaaacaaaataaagaaaaattggggTTAAAGAGAAAGTCAGGAAAGGAAGTGTTTTTCAAAAGCAACGAAATAGGTTCGCCCTACCGtccccgctgctgccgctgccgtgAAGGGCGAGCGCCGGGCCGCCCGCGCGTCCTCCGGAGACCGAGCCGGCGCCGGTGACTGTTGCAGAAACCGAGGCGCCGGGGCCGCTCTAGCGCGCAGGCCGAGAAGGACGAGGAACGGAGCCCCGGCCGCGTCCCCCGGGTCCCAAGCGGTGGCGTCGCTGAGGAGGCCCCGAGCACGTCCCGCGGGCCGGGCGGCTCGCAGGAGGCCCTGGGCTCCGCGTCGCAGGCCGCCCCCTCCGCGGGTCCCAGGACCCAGAAGCCGCTAGAGCTGAAGGCGGCCGAGCTGGTGCAGTTCTTGCTGGTTAAGGACCGGAAGAAGATCCCGGTCAGGCGGACCGACGTAATGAAGCACGTCGTCGGAGACTACAAGGACCTCTTCCCGGACCTCCTCCGACTGGCTGCCCAGCGCCTCCAGTACGTCTTCGGGTACCAGCTGGTGGAGCTTGAGCCCAAGAGCAACCCCTACATCCTGATGGACGCCCTGGAACCCGTGGAGGAGGATGCCGAGGTGAGGGGCGATCAGGGCACACCCACCACCGGCCTCCTGAGGATGGCTCTAGGGCTTATCTTTATGAAGGGCAACACTATCAAGGAGACCGAAGTCTGGGACTTTCTGCGGCGGTTGGGGGTGTACCCCACCAAGAAGCACTTAATTTGGGGGGATCCAAAGAAACTCATTACTGAAGACTTTGTGCAGCAGCGTTACCTGGAGTCCCGGCGGATACCCCACACTGATCCTGTAGACTATGAATTCCAGTGGGGCCCGCGAACCAACCTAGAAACCAGCAAAAGGAAAGTTCTCAAGTTTGTGGCCAAAGTGCATCATCAAGACCCCGAGGCCTGTGAAGCTTTGTCAGATGAGGAGAAGAGGGCCCGACCTGCGCCTGAGCCTAGTGGCCGAGCCCCATCCTCTTGAAATCTGAAATGGATTCAGAGGGACTCCTGGGACAAGGGTCTGGGACCCAACGACACAGTGCTGAAGGAATTAGGGATaggagggacggagggagcaTATTTCTGTAACGCCTAAATGTGTGTAGCTTTAGGATGTGTtggcagagttttgtttgtttaatattgtGAGTTGTTTGGTTCCAAATTTTCACTTATAAACAGATTAGaagagcatttattttgttttgatttgttttaccttttttggTATAAAATTTTTGCTAGCTTAGTAACTGGAAAACTGTACTATGATCTGGAACAGATATTTAGGAAAGAACACGAGTAAATTGCTTTGGTgccaggaaaataaaagcaaagtagcTATTATCTGGTCTCTTAACTACTTCAGTTtgtgagcaaaaataaaagtctttataatgtacataatatattttctctagataatttttttatattcacaaTTACTCAGCTCTGTTGCTGACGACttagttccattttttttctttttttgctactgTAGTTAtaataaatactgtattttgAAGCAGGTAAGCAGAGTTTATTAAATTGTAGGACATGAGAAAATTTTATGATTCAAAAccagtatctttaaaaaaagtttttgctaCATGTTATTAAGGTGGTGTGTTTTAGAAGTTGCTTTACTTTGTGTATATGtgcgtatatgtatgtatgtatattggATCATGATGTAAAATCTAATCTCTCACTGTGAGTCCCAGAAAAGTTTATAAAACAGTGGCAAAGTGATTAACGAAGCCTGCTCGggaatcagactgcctgggttcagataTGAGTTGAGGTAGGTTCCTTAGCCTGTGTACTGACATTTCCTGATGTGTAAAATGGGCTGATGATGCCTATATTATGTGTGCTAGTGTGATAATTATATATGGAAATTTATATAGTTCTTGGCATGGTCCTTGGTGTGGAGGATTTAGTTCtttgttccttaaaaaaaaaattttttttctaaagatggctggtaaggggatcttaacccttgactcagcacctcactctcccaagggagccatgggccagcacttgttccttaaactttttaaaaatcttttttttattctccttGGTCTggagctgcttttttttttcttcttcttcttctttaattATCTTCTAAATCATTGCTAGAAGAGCAATTACTGGTTGAAAAGTTACAACTGTATTTTTCTAGTCTGGCTCCATTTTAtggttttatagaaaaatatgacGGGTATGGTGAGTACAGCCCTCACAGAACAATAAGAGTAGGAAAGTTAGAAGATCTCCCCCAGGCTTTGAGAGAGCATTATAGATAGTGAAAAGTGGGTGTGTTTTGAGGTTGTCTAAAAAACCAGGTTTGAGTTATGGCTCATGCTAACTCGCCAGCATGGTGATTTGGGGGTAGGTCTTAAGTTCTTTGAAtctcaatttctttctctgttaaatGGGATAAATAATAACTATGTTATAGCTTGTTATATAGATTATACGAGCCAGAAGAAAAGTTAATTGTCTTGTTTTCCTCCATAATCTCTAGCAAAATGCTGTTTATATTCAGAGATTCAACACATGTTTTATTCACTGAGTGATAGGTATAGTTGTTTTGGGGGGAAGTGATGCAAATTAACCAGGAAATGAGGTGTCAGTACTTTGCtcaggataaaaaagaaatgtgaacttCACCCACACAACTAACTGTCATCTAGAAAATCTGTGGGGGCTATGTGGTGAGAAAGGGGGAATGTGATAGGTTGCTGGGTTTTATTTCGTTCTGTTGAATTGGGATTTGCATCAATGGATTATAGTTGGTCCTTGAAGGCATTTCTTCTTGATCTGCATTTTATTTCAGTGTCTAAGTTACCTTCTGAGATCAAATTGGCCTGCATTTTATTTCAGTATGTAAATTACGTCCTGCCTAGTGGGTCCCCTTACCTCACTGACTCTGCTTTCTCCTCCTCATGTGCTCTAATATTCATGTTTTCATCTTAATGGTGAAAATTATCATTACCCAGCACTCACTGCCAGTTACATCTGAGGCAAACATCTTCTCCCACGCTTTACTCAAAGTGATATTAACAATTTCCCATCAATGAGTTACcattttgttttaggttttaaagtataaaacattAGAGACTAAATCGagcccttatttctttttcttctcactctCCCCAGAAGTAGTAAAAGTCTGTGGTTAGCATGccactttataattttaaaattttactatgtTCGTTTATATACATAAACTATATGGTTATATTGTGGGCTTTGACAGTTTATATAAGTTGTATATTGTAACCTTTTGCAACTTAATGTTTTCACTTACCATTAGTTTTCGAAATTTAGCCATATTCCATATAGTATAGAtctgattcattcattttagTTCTTTCATATAGGGGAGAAAAtaagtttgtttatccattccctaGTGGCGAGGCAGTTAGGTTCTTTACAATCTTTTGCTATTTGCAGGCAATGCACAGGTCCTTAAGCACGTGAGCCAGAGCTTCTCCTGCCAGAAACATAGAGCAATCGGGCTATTGCCAAATTGCCGTGGAGCTTGTATCAACTTGCACTCCCACCCCTTGTGAACATTTGGCCTTAGCAGCATCTTTTCAGCCATTCGGTGGATGTGTAGTGATAATTGGTTATGGTATTAAATTGCACCTTTTGCTtattagtgatgttaaacatttttgcttttttttttttggaccaggtTTCAAATCCATTAgacccttttaaaattttaattaatttgtaagACTTCTTTATATGTCTGCACATTAATCCATTGTCTGCTGTATCTAATGCAAATACCCTCTCACACATTtttaccgttttttttttttttggtcatattGATGATTTGGTTTTAATCTGTCACAATCATCAGTGTTTTAAGGGCTGGGTTTTTTGAATAGTGCTTTAAAGAATTCTCCCTAATACTAATATTGTAacagtgttttcaatatttttttgttaaGTATTCAAAGTTTTGATTTTCACACTTaatgtttttaatctgtttttgtgtatgatgtgaagtatggatatatatttgtatttttcctccATGGCTAGCCTAACCATTTTTCATAGTTTATCTATTCTACACTGATTTATAACACCCTTTCTATTCACAGTGtctacatataaataaatttttggctaggactgaaaaaaaaaaagcaaagaaataggatgataaatataaaatgggaagaagatgttttcaggctggccagttagcttaattggctagagtgtggtggtgataacaccagggtccaaggttcaatccctgtgctggccagccaccaaaaggacaaaaacaacCAAAGTAAGGAAGATGTTTTCAACAAGTACAAATACAACAGTAAcaagaataatttcaaaaaatttaaacttatcaattaaaaacacacattatCTACTTGtcttgaatataaaaataaaatcaagattcATGCTGCTAAGACAAACCCAAACAGTACCAtagacatattttaaagttttaaaataaagtgcagaaaaataatattaaaataccaTTGAAAAAACAATTCATGTGGGAGTATTTATATCAGAAGAATAGAATGTAAATTCAAAAGCATtaatagacataaagaaagagacgACATCTATATGAAAAGAATAACATCCCCAAAACTCTAACAATTATAAACTTGTACATACTTGAtggatttaaaatttctaaagcaTTATCTGACAGAATTATAATGATAATGAAcagatataatataaaaatatataattataatgaaCAGATCTAGACATGATTGGtgatttatcaaataaaaaagactgaagataaatgaaatgagataatcgaaaagattaaaaaagtaaCCCTGAGGAAAATAAGAGTAGGCCAATAAAAAAGCTAAGATAAATATGAGAAAGCAAAATcgtacacagaaaacaaaaaatcagtgGAGTGGTTTCATGGAGATAAGTGCAGCAGATGTATGttgaaaaaaatgagtgaaaagatcaaacaagcaaaactaataaaagaagcaaagaaggcaAGTATTAATCAATgttggaaatgaaaaaaggaatgtAACTATAGATTTAGTTGTATTtccaaattataataatatttttattttttttaaatagatacatAAACACCTATCAAACAATACACAAAAAACACACTGGTTTCCTCCAGGGACAACTAGGTTGCTGAGAGGCAGAAGTGGAGGcagattttattttgaacaatgtgaatgtattgtctgttcaataaaactttaactgaagaaaataagcttaaaaattacaaatataatataATGCCATGACCAAGTCAActcagctcattttttaaaatatgaactcaattaaaaaatggaattattggataatcaataacaatcaaaaattaaattaaaaaatgtgtttccctCCACTCACTCCTcctaagaaaaatgacaaaaattaccgccagaactcttacaaatcaatgagaagaaaaaaaaaaatgacccaaaggaaaaaatggacaCAGTACAGGAACAGGCAATGGCAATTCACAGAAGATAAAACCCAAATGGTTAACAGAAATATATGGTGCGGGCGAGACAAAAAAAGCTCAAATGTGCTTGTATTTAGGAGAATTCTAATTAAAGAGATATCGTTTCATTGcattggcaaaattttaaaaatctgacagtACATGGGTGGAAAGGGTGTGGGTCAAAGCAATTCTCCTACATAGCTGTTAGGAAAGAATTGACACATCTCTTGGCACAGTGCGGTGTCACTGTTAGAAAATGTGTGCCCTGGGATTCAGGGATTCCTCTCCTGGATGTATATTCTCTAGTGAAATTCTCACCTGTGTGCACAGGATGACATGCTCAAGAATAATCATCGTAGCCTTGCTTACAATAGAGTTAACCGGAAACAACGTAAAtcacaagaataaataaattttgttacaaTCATGCAAAGGACGTCTATAcagcaataaaatcaataaactagAAAGAGACAGGTATAGAGATAGATGAGTCTCAAAGACAATGTTCCGAGAAAATAAATGTTGCAGAAGGTGTGAAGTATGATACATTTATATAAagcttaaaatgataaaaagattatacattgtTTATGATtacatatatacagaaaacatattcaaatatagatggaaattatcagTCACAAATCAGAGAGGGCTTGGAATGGAGTTCACACAGGGACTTAATCACATGTAAGAcgtgttttaaaagaaaagatgtgaAGCAAATAAGGTAAAATAGTAAAAACTGGCAAAGCTGGGAACTGGGTACTGGTGTATGATATGTTACTTTCTGTATGAcatgtttgaaatatttgataatttcaaaaataaaattaaaggcttACTCCAGGGCTTATTACCAGTGGCAATACTTGCAGTGGCAGTGCTATGTGGGTAGCACTACATCTGTTCCTTTACTGCAGTCATTGCCAATCTATCCCCCACTATTGCTACTAGAGGACCCACCTCCTTAAAGAAACTTGTAATCTTTCCGTAAAGGAAATAACCCTTTTGTGAAAAAGATAACAATCTCTAATATATCTCTTCTATAAAGGGGAACTTTTATagatggaatatttttaaaaactttacttgTTTATTCAGTGCTTGATTAAACCAGTCTTTGAAAACAAAgaactatataataaaattaactacattatttgagaactttcttttgagaacattttctttcGTGGCCATGTTTTGGTTACCAATCTTGCAAGCATGCAAGAAagattaaaatctaaaaataagaaccaaaagaagtcaaactatccaaaaaaaaaaaaaaaaactcaaaaaactaaaaaacatatttttatttttttattaatatcatttttttaatattctaggatgttgttgtagagcagttggtgggggggaaggggaaggaaatgggatagaagaaggaggaaagaggaggagtgggattgaggcctgtcaCACCACCCCCCCATTACCATATGGGAGACCAGGTGGCTTCCtgcagtgtcttggtcattgctgggctgggagcAGATGTCCAGagttgtggcaaaagccctcacccccaccactccagctcggGAACcctgggcccttcttgctgcaacTCAGTGgtcagtggttgtcactgagcTGGTTGTGCATGTCGGACcagtgtggccgaggccctcagcccccaccctcaggattagttgtgggtgtcaggtggcatggctgaggcccctggccatccccatttctggcttggtatcccaggggacttccggtccttctaggtgctATAGGTATTCTTTGATGAAATGGGACTTTtgctagttaatatgaaactttgtctctggttgtgagtactttgtttttactttcatttctgtgttggattatttgctgttcccaccacttaaactcagcactggaactaatttgctgtcctttgcttatgtCTAcaatgggggatcttcctgtggggaccagtacttgagctgtgtggttgagctaaattgctgctttgctgctctttctctagggaaggctttctgggcagctcagggtttaatggttgactttataggtacttctggctctcatgagatccTGTATAtcagggttgtgtagaaactctggtctgggcttgagtcttttcatcaatctgcaccccctgcaattctatattcctgaccagtctcctctgagtggtcctgtgctgagtggggtgcagatcagctgtccttgctgtgccccacccagtgttcccccagtgggcccatctcccccccacctgtgctgcaaacacttccc encodes the following:
- the LOC134378913 gene encoding non-structural maintenance of chromosomes element 3 homolog: MKGKLQTGRKHLQTAYPTTIGLIECDVDYAEKECQDNEFLKPRRRGRSSAQAEKDEERSPGRVPRVPSGGVAEEAPSTSRGPGGSQEALGSASQAAPSAGPRTQKPLELKAAELVQFLLVKDRKKIPVRRTDVMKHVVGDYKDLFPDLLRLAAQRLQYVFGYQLVELEPKSNPYILMDALEPVEEDAEVRGDQGTPTTGLLRMALGLIFMKGNTIKETEVWDFLRRLGVYPTKKHLIWGDPKKLITEDFVQQRYLESRRIPHTDPVDYEFQWGPRTNLETSKRKVLKFVAKVHHQDPEACEALSDEEKRARPAPEPSGRAPSS